From the Xenorhabdus ishibashii genome, one window contains:
- the tolC gene encoding outer membrane channel protein TolC, with amino-acid sequence MKKLLSLFIAMNLVGFSTSGHASDLLQIYQQAKETNPELLKAQADRNSVVENINIARSSLLPQLGLNANASYGKTFRGNRDSESHDTGASLSLAQTIFDMAKWNKLNQSEKSAGIADINYQSAQQKLIIDTAQAYFDVLNSIDALTYTEAQKASLYRQLDQTTQRFNVGLVAITDVQNARAQYDAIQAQEVSYRNNLENALEKLRMITGIYYPQLASLNINQFKTKQPELANAVLKEAENRNLNLLSARLTQDLRREQIKESQTGYMPTVNLTANTEISNSHQRGIERRDNYTGDNSVKLSLSLPLFNGGATYSQVEQAKYNFVSASQDLENTYRKVIQEVHSSSNNISAAISSVDANKQAVLSAQSSLDSMEAGYQVGTRTIVDVLDATTKLYQAKQNLSKARYAYLLSLLQNKQARGTLNENDVIELNKMLGAQISTSASNIIKEMKTPSIR; translated from the coding sequence ATGAAAAAATTGCTCTCTCTTTTTATCGCTATGAATCTGGTAGGTTTTAGTACTTCGGGCCATGCCTCCGATTTGCTCCAGATTTATCAGCAGGCGAAAGAAACAAACCCCGAATTACTTAAAGCACAAGCTGACCGCAATTCAGTGGTTGAAAATATTAATATAGCGCGTAGTAGTTTACTGCCTCAATTGGGTCTGAATGCTAACGCCAGTTATGGGAAAACCTTTCGTGGCAACAGAGATTCAGAATCTCATGACACAGGTGCAAGCTTAAGCTTGGCTCAGACTATCTTCGATATGGCGAAATGGAACAAACTAAACCAATCTGAGAAAAGTGCCGGTATCGCAGATATCAATTACCAATCCGCGCAACAGAAATTAATTATAGACACCGCCCAAGCCTATTTTGACGTTCTGAATAGTATTGATGCCTTAACGTATACGGAGGCGCAAAAAGCCTCACTGTACCGCCAGTTGGATCAAACTACCCAACGCTTTAATGTCGGCTTAGTTGCCATTACTGACGTACAAAATGCCCGCGCTCAATACGACGCCATTCAGGCGCAGGAAGTTTCCTATCGTAACAACCTAGAAAATGCGTTGGAAAAACTGCGCATGATCACGGGTATTTACTACCCACAACTGGCCTCATTGAATATTAACCAGTTCAAGACCAAACAGCCTGAGCTAGCTAATGCTGTACTGAAAGAAGCTGAGAACCGTAATCTGAATCTATTGTCAGCGCGCTTAACACAGGATTTAAGGCGCGAGCAGATCAAAGAATCACAGACAGGTTATATGCCTACGGTCAATTTAACCGCAAACACAGAGATCTCTAACAGCCATCAACGCGGAATCGAGCGAAGAGATAACTATACTGGAGATAATTCGGTTAAATTATCCCTGAGTTTACCTCTGTTTAATGGCGGAGCTACCTACTCTCAGGTAGAACAGGCAAAATATAATTTTGTCAGCGCCAGCCAAGACCTGGAAAACACCTACCGCAAGGTAATACAAGAAGTGCATTCTTCCTCCAATAATATTTCTGCTGCTATCAGTAGTGTTGATGCCAACAAACAGGCGGTACTTTCTGCGCAAAGTTCGTTAGATTCAATGGAAGCAGGTTATCAAGTGGGAACTCGTACTATCGTGGATGTACTGGACGCGACAACCAAGCTGTACCAAGCTAAACAAAATCTGTCCAAAGCACGTTACGCTTACCTGCTTTCCCTGTTACAGAACAAACAGGCGCGTGGCACCTTGAATGAAAATGATGTAATAGAGTTGAACAAAATGTTAGGTGCACAAATTTCAACCTCTGCCAGCAACATTATTAAAGAGATGAAAACGCCGTCAATTCGCTGA
- a CDS encoding DUF1190 family protein — protein sequence MKRTKEINRDSFRKTWRSYRLTPVALAVSAVFMLSACEQNDETVSLYTNADECSQANPSQSEQCKTAYNNALKEAEKTAPKYATREECVAEFGEQQCTQTPAQAGVGQAQAQNSSSSFWMPLMAGYMMGRLMGGSSAPSQPLFTSQSASSPANGKFVDATGKSYGPATAGGRSMTVPKTAMAPKPATTTTITRGGFGESVAKQSAMQRSSASSSSSSSRSMGG from the coding sequence ATGAAACGGACAAAAGAGATAAACCGCGATTCTTTCCGTAAAACGTGGCGAAGCTATCGCCTGACACCTGTAGCGCTTGCTGTCAGTGCTGTCTTCATGCTTTCTGCCTGTGAACAAAACGATGAAACGGTATCACTTTATACGAATGCCGATGAGTGTTCCCAGGCGAATCCTTCTCAAAGTGAACAATGCAAGACTGCCTACAATAATGCCCTGAAAGAAGCGGAAAAAACTGCACCGAAATATGCAACTCGCGAAGAGTGTGTGGCTGAATTCGGTGAACAACAATGTACGCAAACCCCTGCTCAAGCGGGAGTCGGCCAGGCTCAGGCACAAAACAGTAGCAGCAGTTTCTGGATGCCTTTGATGGCAGGTTATATGATGGGACGCTTAATGGGCGGCAGCTCTGCACCATCGCAACCGCTGTTCACATCACAATCGGCTTCCAGCCCAGCGAATGGCAAGTTTGTTGATGCGACAGGTAAAAGCTATGGCCCTGCGACCGCAGGTGGTCGCAGCATGACCGTACCAAAAACGGCAATGGCACCAAAACCGGCAACTACAACCACAATTACCCGTGGTGGGTTTGGTGAATCCGTGGCGAAACAATCTGCCATGCAGCGTTCGTCTGCCAGCTCAAGTTCCAGTTCTTCCCGTTCTATGGGTGGTTAA
- the ygiD gene encoding 4,5-DOPA dioxygenase extradiol: MSLLRMPALFIGHGSPMNAIEDNYYSRAWFELGKKLPRPRAILVISAHWYTSGTAVTAMAQPRTIHDFGNFPRELHEKQYPAKGFPELAVLVQDILEPIEVETDFEKWGLDHGSWGILAKMYPDADIPVIQMSMDRNQPASFHYEIGKKLALLRDEGVLIMGSGNIVHNLPATKLGIKSFPWALSFEQFVRESLTSLEEPHPLFNALDREDGQLSNPTPEHFLPLLYVMGTWNKKEPVSTPVEGIEDGSLSMLSVQIG; this comes from the coding sequence ATGAGTCTCCTGAGAATGCCTGCTCTGTTCATTGGTCATGGCAGTCCAATGAATGCCATTGAAGATAACTATTACTCACGCGCTTGGTTTGAACTAGGGAAAAAATTACCCAGACCAAGGGCAATTTTGGTGATTTCTGCGCACTGGTACACAAGTGGTACGGCCGTAACGGCGATGGCACAGCCCAGAACTATCCACGATTTTGGTAACTTTCCCAGAGAATTGCATGAAAAACAGTATCCGGCGAAAGGTTTTCCTGAACTGGCTGTACTGGTACAGGATATTCTTGAACCGATTGAGGTTGAAACTGATTTTGAAAAATGGGGATTGGATCATGGATCATGGGGGATATTGGCAAAAATGTATCCTGATGCCGATATTCCGGTTATCCAAATGAGCATGGATCGCAACCAACCAGCTTCTTTTCATTATGAAATAGGTAAAAAATTAGCCTTACTGCGAGACGAAGGCGTCTTAATCATGGGGAGTGGAAATATTGTACATAACCTGCCGGCCACAAAACTGGGGATAAAATCTTTTCCTTGGGCACTCTCTTTTGAGCAGTTTGTGCGTGAAAGTTTAACCAGTCTGGAAGAGCCTCATCCCCTGTTTAATGCTTTGGACAGGGAAGATGGTCAATTGTCTAACCCAACACCAGAGCACTTCCTGCCATTGTTGTATGTGATGGGAACATGGAATAAAAAAGAGCCGGTTTCAACACCCGTTGAGGGAATTGAAGACGGCTCTTTAAGTATGTTATCGGTTCAGATTGGCTGA
- the ribB gene encoding 3,4-dihydroxy-2-butanone-4-phosphate synthase, with translation MNQTLLSSYGTPFERVERALAALRAGQGVMVLDDENRENEGDMIFAAETMTVEQMALTIRHGSGIVCLCLTEERRQQLKLPMMVENNSSQYQTAFTVSIEAAQGVTTGVSAADRITTIQAAIADDAQPSDLSRPGHVFPLRAQPGGVLTRRGHTEATIDLVKMAGFKPAGVLCELTNDDGSMARAPEVIEFARQYNMPVVTIEDLVDYRLKMAKAAS, from the coding sequence ATGAATCAGACGCTACTTTCCTCATATGGGACACCATTTGAACGTGTTGAACGTGCGCTTGCTGCTTTGCGTGCAGGTCAGGGCGTAATGGTACTGGATGACGAAAATCGTGAGAATGAAGGTGACATGATTTTCGCCGCCGAAACAATGACGGTAGAGCAAATGGCGTTAACTATTCGCCACGGCAGCGGGATTGTTTGTCTGTGCTTGACTGAAGAGCGACGTCAGCAGTTAAAACTACCCATGATGGTAGAAAACAATTCAAGCCAATATCAAACTGCTTTCACCGTTTCAATTGAAGCTGCACAAGGCGTGACAACAGGTGTATCTGCGGCAGATCGCATTACCACGATCCAGGCCGCTATTGCAGATGATGCACAACCCAGTGATCTGAGCCGACCTGGACACGTTTTTCCTCTGCGCGCGCAACCAGGAGGGGTTTTAACCCGCCGCGGCCATACTGAAGCGACCATTGATTTGGTCAAAATGGCAGGGTTCAAACCAGCGGGAGTGCTATGTGAATTGACGAATGATGATGGTTCAATGGCTCGCGCTCCTGAAGTGATTGAATTTGCAAGACAATATAATATGCCGGTAGTGACTATTGAAGATTTAGTCGATTACCGCTTAAAAATGGCAAAGGCGGCTAGCTAA
- the ubiK gene encoding ubiquinone biosynthesis accessory factor UbiK, whose amino-acid sequence MLDPKKIEQIARQLHNAMPKGVKEFGDDVEKKLRAVLQSQLSKLDLVNREEFDVQTQVLLRTREKLAAMEQRLNELEVRLAEADKKSQQAE is encoded by the coding sequence ATGCTCGATCCAAAGAAAATTGAACAAATTGCTCGCCAACTCCACAACGCCATGCCGAAAGGTGTCAAAGAGTTTGGCGACGATGTGGAAAAAAAATTGCGTGCTGTTCTGCAATCCCAGTTGAGCAAGTTAGATCTTGTTAACCGTGAAGAATTTGATGTTCAGACACAAGTCTTGTTGCGCACCCGTGAAAAATTGGCTGCAATGGAACAACGCTTGAATGAATTGGAAGTTCGTCTCGCAGAAGCAGACAAAAAATCACAGCAGGCTGAATGA
- the hldE gene encoding bifunctional D-glycero-beta-D-manno-heptose-7-phosphate kinase/D-glycero-beta-D-manno-heptose 1-phosphate adenylyltransferase HldE: MKVTLPDFHRAGVLVVGDVMLDRYWYGPTSRISPEAPVPVVKVETIEERPGGAANVAMNIASLGANSRLVGLTGIDDAARALSEKLSSVKVRCDFVSVPTHPTITKLRVLSRNQQLLRLDFEEGFQNVDAQPLLEKIQQSLPHIGALVLSDYAKGALSQVQAMIKLANEANVPVLIDPKGSDFSRYRGATLLTPNMSEFEAVVGHCTDDDDLVQKGTKLAQDLELQALLITRSERGMSLLRVGQPPLHLPTQAQEVFDVTGAGDTVIGILATALAAGKPLNEACYLANAAAGVVVGKLGTSTVSPVELENAVRGRAETGFGVMSEAKLKEAVAQARQRGECIVMTNGCFDILHAGHVSYLSNARKLGDRLIVAVNSDASTKRLKGETRPVNPLEQRMTVLSALESVDWVVPFEEDTPQRLIADILPDILVKGGDYKPEEIAGSTEVWAAGGEVKVLNFEDGISTTNIIKTIKSQ, encoded by the coding sequence ATGAAAGTAACACTCCCCGATTTTCACCGCGCAGGTGTTTTGGTTGTCGGCGATGTCATGTTAGATCGCTACTGGTATGGTCCAACTAGCCGCATTTCACCGGAAGCACCGGTTCCTGTGGTTAAGGTAGAAACCATAGAAGAGCGTCCTGGAGGAGCGGCTAACGTAGCCATGAATATTGCTTCATTGGGCGCGAATTCACGTTTGGTAGGCTTGACGGGCATTGATGATGCAGCGCGGGCATTGAGTGAGAAACTCAGCAGTGTGAAAGTCCGATGTGATTTTGTTTCTGTCCCAACTCATCCAACTATCACGAAACTGCGTGTTTTATCGCGTAATCAACAATTGTTGCGTCTGGACTTTGAAGAAGGCTTCCAGAATGTAGATGCCCAGCCGCTGTTAGAAAAAATTCAGCAATCCTTACCCCATATTGGCGCGTTAGTGCTGTCAGATTATGCTAAAGGGGCGCTAAGTCAGGTTCAGGCCATGATTAAGCTCGCCAACGAAGCCAATGTTCCTGTGCTTATTGATCCAAAAGGCAGCGATTTCAGCCGCTATCGTGGCGCAACATTGCTAACGCCAAATATGTCAGAGTTTGAAGCGGTTGTAGGGCACTGTACGGATGATGATGATTTAGTGCAGAAAGGCACAAAATTGGCGCAGGATTTGGAGCTGCAAGCACTGTTGATCACGCGCTCTGAACGAGGCATGAGCCTATTGCGGGTTGGGCAGCCGCCCTTGCATTTGCCAACTCAGGCACAGGAAGTTTTTGATGTCACTGGTGCAGGAGATACTGTAATAGGTATATTGGCAACGGCATTAGCTGCCGGCAAACCGTTGAACGAAGCCTGTTACCTTGCCAATGCGGCAGCAGGTGTAGTGGTTGGCAAACTGGGAACATCCACCGTGTCACCGGTTGAACTGGAAAATGCAGTACGTGGACGTGCAGAAACCGGCTTTGGCGTAATGAGTGAAGCCAAACTGAAAGAAGCCGTTGCACAGGCACGTCAGCGTGGTGAATGTATTGTCATGACGAATGGTTGTTTTGATATCCTCCATGCGGGACATGTTTCATATCTGTCTAACGCGCGCAAATTGGGTGATCGTTTGATCGTTGCCGTTAATAGTGATGCTTCCACTAAGCGTCTGAAAGGGGAAACCCGTCCGGTAAATCCGCTGGAACAGCGCATGACCGTGTTATCGGCGCTGGAATCTGTGGATTGGGTTGTGCCATTTGAAGAAGATACACCGCAGCGCTTAATCGCGGATATCTTGCCGGATATTTTAGTCAAAGGTGGTGATTACAAGCCGGAAGAGATTGCCGGTAGTACAGAAGTTTGGGCTGCGGGTGGCGAAGTTAAGGTACTGAACTTCGAAGATGGCATTTCCACGACCAATATCATCAAAACCATTAAGAGCCAGTAA